Proteins found in one Quercus robur chromosome 2, dhQueRobu3.1, whole genome shotgun sequence genomic segment:
- the LOC126716160 gene encoding serine--tRNA ligase-like — protein sequence KAGEDASEMIKTTEENKRSAVEKEAEVREVLQNLNSKLLLIGNIVHDSVPISDDEANNEVIRAWGEKRLEPKLKNHVDLIKLLGIADLKKGADIAGGRGFYLKGDGVRLNQALINFGLDFLEKRGFTLLHTPFFMRKEVMARCAQLAQFDEELYKVTGEGDDKYLIATAEQPLCAYHLDDWIHPSELPIRYAGYSSCFRKEAGAHGRDTLGIFRVHQFEKVEQFCITSPDNDESWAMHEEMLKNSEDFYKMLNLPYQVVSIVSGALNDAASKKYDLEAWFPASQTYRELVSCSNCTDYQARRMETRYGQKKSNEQTKKYVHLLNSTLIATERTMCCIIENYQREDGVEIPEALQEFMGGKTFLPFKN from the exons aaggcAGGTGAAGATGCCTCTGAGATGATAAAAACTACAGAGGAGAATAAGAGGTCAGCAGTAGAGAAAGAAGCTGAAGTTCGGGAAGTtttacaaaatttgaattcaaaattgcTATTAATTGGTAATATTGTTCATGATTCAGTTCCAATCAGCGATGACGAG GCAAATAATGAGGTGATTCGAGCatggggtgagaaaagattgGAGCCAAAACTAAAGAATCATGTTGATCTTATTAAGCTCCTTGGAATTGCAGATTTAAAGAAAG GTGCCGATATAGCTGGAGGCAGAGGCTTCTATTTGAAAGGAGATGGCGTGCGTCTTAATCAAGCTCTTATTAACTTTGGTCTTGATTTTTTGGAGAAAAGGGGATTTACATTATTGCATACTCCATTCTTCATGAGAAAAGAGGTCATGGCTAGGTGTGCTCAATTAGCacaatttgatgaagagctTTACAag GTAACAGGTGAGGGAGATGACAAATATCTGATTGCTACTGCCGAACAGCCGCTTTGTGCGTATCATTTGGATGATTGGATCCATCCTTCTGAGCTACCAATAAG GTATGCTGGATATTCGTCTTGCTTCCGTAAAGAGGCTGGTGCACATGGTCGAGATACTCTGGGAATATTCAGAGTTCATCAGTTTGAGAAGGTGGAGCAGTTTTGTATTACCAGCCCTGATAATGATGAATCTTGGGCCATGCATGAGGAAATGCTCAAAAACTCTGAAGATTTCTACAAGATG CTAAACCTCCCCTATCAAGTTGTTTCTATCGTTTCTGGTGCTCTGAATGATGCAGCTTCAAAGAAGTATGATTTGGAGGCATGGTTTCCTGCATCTCAGACTTACAGAGAGCTGGTGTCCTGTTCAAACTGTACAGACTATCAGGCAAGAAGAATGGAAACGCGATATGGACAGAAAAAG AGCAATGAGCAGACAAAGAAATATGTACACTTGTTGAACTCTACTCTCATAGCAACAGAGAGGACCATGTGCTGCATTATTGAGAACTACCAAAGGGAGGATGGTGTTGAGATTCCAGAAGCTTTACAAGAATTTATGGGTGGAAAGACCTTCCTACCTTTCAAGAactag